A genome region from Hevea brasiliensis isolate MT/VB/25A 57/8 chromosome 7, ASM3005281v1, whole genome shotgun sequence includes the following:
- the LOC110660664 gene encoding major latex allergen Hev b 5-like: MATVEVVSAQTALAEEKAEEVKVPEAAPAAEQQVADEKPKEEPKEAEKVEVSEEPVAPQAEAPAEAVVETKEVLEVEEAKDVKEEPAVEKTAEEESPKEEAPKEEPAPETVVEEAPKEETPKEEPAPEPATKGEAPAPEIPAEAPKEEEGGDEKKSEAAEVAVEKTE; this comes from the exons ATGGCTACTGTTGAG GTAGTATCAGCACAGACTGCACTTGCAGAGGAAAAAGCAGAAGAAGTCAAGGTTCCAGAGGCAGCACCAGCAGCAGAGCAGCAAGTTGCTGATGAAAAACCAAAAGAAGAGCCAAAGGAAGCAGAGAAAGTTGAGGTATCTGAAGAACCTGTAGCACCACAGGCTGAAGCTCCTGCGGAAGCAGTGGTTGAAACTAAAGAGGTTTTAGAAGTTGAAGAGGCCAAGGATGTGAAAGAAGAGCCAGCAGTAGAGAAAACAGCAGAAGAGGAGAGTCCCAAGGAAGAGGCACCTAAAGAGGAACCAGCACCAGAGACCGTTGTTGAGGAGGCTCCCAAGGAAGAGACTCCCAAAGAGGAACCCGCACCCGAGCCTGCAACTAAGGGAGAAGCACCGGCACCAGAaattccagctgaagctccaaaGGAGGAAGAAGGTGGTGATGAAAAGAAGTCGGAAGCAGCAGAAGTTGCAGTTGAGAAGACTGAGTAA